In Flavobacterium sp., a single window of DNA contains:
- a CDS encoding septum formation initiator family protein — protein sequence MKFKNPYKDKKWFKLLGNKYVWVLSFFVIWMLFLDNYSYFDHRFLDEQINELKDNKKYYQDEIKKDQEQIKQLKNPEQIEKYAREKYFMKKDSEDIYIIHFEGDTIQDKE from the coding sequence ATGAAATTTAAAAATCCGTATAAAGACAAAAAATGGTTTAAGCTTCTGGGCAATAAATATGTCTGGGTATTATCCTTTTTTGTAATATGGATGCTCTTTTTAGATAATTATTCCTATTTTGATCATCGTTTTTTAGATGAGCAGATTAACGAGTTAAAAGACAATAAAAAATATTATCAGGACGAAATAAAAAAAGATCAGGAACAGATCAAACAACTCAAAAATCCTGAACAAATAGAAAAATATGCTCGCGAAAAGTACTTTATGAAAAAAGACAGCGAAGACATTTATATCATTCATTTTGAAGGAGATACCATTCAAGACAAAGAATAA